A region of Microbacterium suwonense DNA encodes the following proteins:
- a CDS encoding glycoside hydrolase family 65 protein → MIDRERYPVDPWRLVETRYDEEGVSETFFSVGNGYLGLRGNHIEGRGAHEHGTFINGLHETWPIRHAEQAYGFAEVGQTIVNAPDAKVMRVYIDDEPLSFDETEIHEYSRVLDLRTGVLERTVVWVTPSGKKVRMHDERIVSFDERHLAVLRLELVVENADAPVTISCQLLNRQDGAGIYAGDPMATASENKTGFDPRKAERITERVLQPVEYWQDGLRSALSYRVTDSGMTVAVVADHIVETENDYSSRTLIEPDIAKNVFRVQAKAGVPIRISKIVSYHSSRGVPPRELVDRCRRSLDRVGVEGVDALFRAQAEWLRAFWERSDVRIAGHDDLQQATRWCLFQLAQAASRADGTGVPAKGLTGSGYSGHYFWDTEIYVLPFLTYTSPQWAKNALRARVLMLPAARRRAAQLNEAGALFPWRTINGEEASAYYAAGTAQYHINADISFALGKYVRATGDVEFLRREGADIAVETARLWATLGFWRGTNGTSSFHIHGVTGPDEYTTVVNDNLFTNVMARYNLRFAARIVGEMAEQDPAAYRALVERTGLDAGERDAWERAAEAIHIPYSDSLGIHPQDSFFLEREVWDLEGTPADKRPLLLHYHPLVIYRFQVLKQADVVLALFLQGNHFTAEEKLDDFDYYDPLTTGDSTLSAVVQSIMAAEVGYQDLAREYFEQALFVDLGDLHHNAADGVHVASAGGVWTTLVCGFGGMRDHDGLLSFDPRLPVDWPELSYPLQWHGTDLRISVTSDLLRVEARSGDPVDFSVRGVEYRVAVGEPAVVALADQGPRRPGRPTLRQFEDARRDDGTLMSPTVPVTTTSIPILGVFED, encoded by the coding sequence GTGATCGATCGCGAACGCTACCCCGTCGACCCGTGGCGGCTGGTCGAGACCCGCTACGACGAGGAGGGGGTCTCGGAGACCTTCTTCTCGGTGGGCAACGGCTACCTCGGGCTGCGCGGCAACCACATCGAGGGGCGCGGAGCGCACGAGCACGGCACGTTCATCAACGGGCTGCACGAGACCTGGCCGATCCGCCACGCCGAGCAGGCGTACGGCTTCGCCGAGGTGGGGCAGACGATCGTCAATGCTCCGGATGCCAAGGTCATGCGCGTCTACATCGATGACGAGCCGCTGTCGTTCGACGAGACCGAGATCCACGAGTACTCGCGGGTGCTCGACCTGCGCACCGGAGTGCTGGAGCGCACGGTGGTGTGGGTGACCCCGTCGGGCAAGAAGGTGCGCATGCACGATGAGCGCATCGTCAGCTTCGACGAGCGTCATCTGGCGGTGCTGCGGCTCGAGCTGGTCGTCGAGAACGCCGACGCGCCGGTGACCATCAGCTGCCAGCTGCTGAACCGACAGGACGGGGCGGGCATCTACGCCGGCGACCCGATGGCCACCGCCTCCGAGAACAAGACCGGATTCGACCCCCGCAAGGCGGAGCGGATCACCGAGCGCGTGCTGCAGCCGGTGGAGTACTGGCAGGACGGGCTGCGCTCGGCGCTGTCGTACCGGGTGACGGATTCCGGCATGACCGTGGCGGTCGTGGCGGATCACATCGTCGAGACCGAGAACGACTACAGCTCCCGCACCCTCATCGAGCCCGACATCGCCAAGAACGTGTTCCGCGTGCAGGCGAAGGCGGGGGTGCCGATCAGGATCAGCAAGATCGTCAGCTACCACAGCTCGCGGGGCGTGCCGCCGCGTGAGCTGGTGGATCGCTGTCGCCGTTCACTCGACCGTGTGGGCGTGGAGGGTGTGGATGCGCTGTTCCGCGCGCAGGCCGAGTGGCTGCGCGCGTTCTGGGAGCGCTCCGACGTGCGCATCGCCGGGCACGACGATCTGCAGCAGGCCACGCGCTGGTGCCTGTTCCAGCTGGCGCAGGCCGCCTCGCGAGCCGATGGCACGGGCGTGCCCGCGAAGGGCCTGACCGGCTCGGGGTACAGCGGGCACTACTTCTGGGACACCGAGATCTACGTGCTGCCGTTCTTGACCTACACCTCGCCGCAGTGGGCGAAGAACGCTCTGCGCGCACGGGTGCTGATGCTGCCGGCGGCACGCCGTCGTGCCGCGCAGTTGAACGAGGCCGGTGCGCTGTTCCCGTGGCGCACGATCAACGGCGAAGAGGCTTCTGCGTACTACGCAGCGGGCACAGCGCAGTATCACATCAACGCCGACATCAGCTTTGCGCTGGGCAAGTACGTGCGTGCCACCGGGGACGTGGAGTTCCTGCGGCGCGAGGGCGCCGACATCGCCGTGGAGACGGCGCGGCTGTGGGCCACGCTGGGCTTCTGGCGCGGGACCAACGGCACGAGCAGCTTCCACATCCACGGGGTGACCGGCCCCGACGAGTACACCACGGTCGTCAACGACAACCTGTTCACGAACGTGATGGCGCGCTACAACCTGCGCTTCGCCGCGCGGATCGTGGGGGAGATGGCCGAGCAGGATCCGGCTGCGTACCGCGCCCTGGTGGAGCGCACCGGGCTGGATGCCGGTGAGCGGGATGCCTGGGAGCGGGCCGCCGAGGCGATCCACATCCCCTACAGCGACTCGCTCGGCATCCATCCGCAGGATTCGTTCTTCCTGGAGCGCGAGGTGTGGGATCTCGAGGGCACTCCCGCCGACAAGCGTCCGCTGCTGCTGCACTACCACCCGCTGGTGATCTACCGGTTCCAGGTGCTCAAGCAGGCCGACGTGGTGCTGGCGCTGTTCCTGCAGGGCAACCACTTCACCGCCGAGGAGAAGCTCGACGACTTCGACTACTACGATCCGCTGACCACGGGGGATTCGACCCTCTCGGCGGTCGTGCAGTCGATCATGGCGGCCGAGGTGGGGTATCAGGACCTCGCCCGCGAGTACTTCGAGCAGGCGCTGTTCGTCGACCTCGGCGATCTGCATCACAATGCCGCGGACGGCGTGCACGTGGCATCCGCCGGCGGCGTGTGGACGACGCTGGTATGCGGCTTCGGCGGCATGCGCGACCACGACGGGCTGCTGAGCTTCGACCCGCGCCTGCCGGTGGACTGGCCGGAGCTGTCGTACCCGCTGCAGTGGCACGGCACCGATCTGCGGATCAGCGTCACCTCCGATCTGCTGCGCGTCGAGGCGCGCTCGGGCGACCCGGTGGACTTCAGTGTGCGCGGGGTCGAGTACCGGGTGGCGGTGGGGGAGCCCGCCGTCGTGGCACTGGCGGATCAGGGTCCGCGCCGGCCCGGCCGGCCGACGCTGCGTCAGTTCGAGGACGCCCGTCGTGACGACGGCACGCTGATGTCGCCGACAGTGCCCGTGACGACGACGTCGATCCCGATCCTGGGCGTGTTCGAGGACTGA
- a CDS encoding DNA polymerase III subunit gamma and tau, which yields MTTALYRRYRPETFAEMIGQSQVTDPLMTALRGDRVGHAYLFSGPRGCGKTTSARILARCLNCAEGPTDTPCGVCPSCVELSRDGGGSLDVVEIDAASHNGVDDARDLRERATFAPSRDRYKIFILDEAHMVTPQGFNALLKLVEEPPAHVKFVFATTEPEKVLGTIRSRTHHYPFRLVPPAAMIEYVEKLCTEEGVQVEQGVLGLVVRAGGGSPRDTLSLLDQLIAGSEEGSVTYERAVALLGYTHAALLDEIVEALAAGDAATAFPAVDRVVQSGQDPRRFVDDLLERLRDLIVIAAVGDGASAVLRGLPADEMERMLAQAASFGSTRLSRTADLVSRALDDMTGATSPRLHLELMVARVLAGAPTDAEHSGGPAAAPRSAGAGAGSAPASRPAADASAPAASVAPVASAPAPAAPVAEPSAPAAAPTPAQAAAPAPAPAAGPASAAAPAPAAASDSASTAAAGDGARPAAAEEPPAQAPEPAATAPAPAGPVTFDRIAAAWPAVLTRLEPVSRASWLVATGTQPLAYDVDDAVLTLGFASPADVKKFKGTTPGQGPSDHLRAAIEQELGVTVKYRPAPLPPSGGGSARPTGPGPSAPSGGSAPSGSQSGGSTPARPSPNRPSTDPADDAPAAGWANPMSGPEQLNAGRTPPTSASVPAPASASAPVARASTAAVTEWAVAPIPSSPSEPASGAGAMSATVQQQFPVDEEPAEVEASASAPQPPVDGMVDASPASDSLPDDEHPPFDDEPPYDPEYDEPRGSAGPSGAAPVANSSSNVDPAVARPSASAAASAAPQRTAPVVSVRTAAPAGVERRGEAVIRQVLGAKFLREEPFEPPTRFN from the coding sequence GTGACGACAGCCCTCTACCGCCGCTACCGGCCCGAGACCTTCGCGGAGATGATCGGCCAGTCCCAGGTGACGGATCCGCTCATGACCGCGCTGCGCGGTGACCGCGTCGGCCACGCCTACCTGTTCTCCGGCCCGCGCGGGTGCGGCAAGACCACCTCGGCGCGCATTCTCGCGCGCTGCCTGAACTGCGCAGAGGGCCCCACCGACACTCCGTGCGGGGTGTGCCCGAGCTGCGTGGAGCTGTCCCGTGACGGCGGCGGATCGCTGGATGTCGTCGAGATCGACGCGGCCAGCCACAACGGCGTCGACGATGCCCGTGATCTGCGCGAGCGCGCCACGTTCGCGCCCAGCCGCGACCGGTACAAGATCTTCATCCTCGATGAGGCGCACATGGTCACGCCGCAGGGCTTCAACGCCCTGCTCAAGCTGGTCGAGGAGCCGCCGGCGCATGTGAAGTTCGTCTTCGCCACCACCGAGCCCGAGAAGGTGCTCGGCACCATCCGCTCGCGCACGCACCACTATCCGTTCCGCCTGGTGCCGCCCGCGGCCATGATCGAGTACGTCGAGAAGCTGTGCACCGAAGAGGGTGTGCAGGTCGAGCAGGGCGTGCTGGGGCTGGTCGTGCGCGCCGGTGGCGGCTCGCCCCGCGACACCCTCTCGCTGCTGGATCAGCTGATCGCGGGCTCGGAGGAAGGCAGCGTCACCTACGAGCGCGCCGTCGCACTGCTCGGCTACACGCATGCCGCGCTGCTGGACGAAATCGTCGAGGCGCTCGCCGCCGGAGATGCGGCGACGGCCTTCCCCGCAGTGGATCGGGTGGTGCAGTCCGGCCAGGATCCGCGCCGTTTCGTCGACGACCTGCTCGAGCGGCTGCGCGATTTGATCGTCATCGCCGCGGTCGGCGACGGCGCCTCGGCCGTGCTGCGCGGACTCCCCGCCGATGAGATGGAACGGATGCTGGCGCAAGCGGCGAGCTTCGGATCCACACGCCTCTCCCGCACGGCCGACCTGGTCAGCAGGGCGCTCGACGACATGACCGGCGCCACGTCGCCGCGGCTTCACCTGGAGCTGATGGTCGCCCGCGTGCTGGCGGGAGCGCCGACGGATGCCGAGCACAGCGGCGGTCCGGCGGCTGCGCCGCGCAGTGCTGGTGCTGGTGCTGGTTCCGCGCCGGCTTCCCGGCCCGCTGCTGATGCTTCTGCACCCGCGGCTTCTGTGGCGCCCGTCGCTTCTGCTCCTGCACCTGCTGCGCCCGTCGCTGAACCATCCGCTCCGGCGGCTGCTCCGACACCCGCTCAGGCTGCTGCTCCCGCTCCCGCTCCGGCTGCCGGGCCCGCTTCGGCTGCCGCGCCCGCTCCGGCTGCCGCGAGCGATTCGGCTTCTACCGCGGCGGCCGGTGACGGTGCCCGGCCCGCCGCTGCCGAGGAGCCGCCTGCTCAGGCGCCCGAGCCCGCGGCGACCGCACCGGCGCCCGCCGGACCGGTCACGTTCGATCGCATCGCTGCGGCATGGCCTGCGGTGCTCACCCGGCTGGAGCCGGTCAGTCGAGCCTCCTGGCTGGTGGCGACCGGCACCCAGCCGCTCGCATATGACGTCGACGACGCCGTGCTCACGCTGGGATTCGCCAGCCCCGCCGATGTGAAGAAGTTCAAGGGCACCACACCCGGGCAGGGGCCGTCTGACCATCTGCGGGCGGCGATCGAGCAGGAGCTCGGAGTGACGGTGAAGTACCGCCCGGCGCCCCTGCCGCCTTCCGGCGGAGGCTCTGCGCGGCCCACCGGGCCCGGCCCTTCCGCACCGTCCGGCGGATCGGCCCCGAGCGGGTCGCAGTCCGGTGGATCGACGCCCGCCCGTCCGAGCCCGAATCGACCGTCGACGGACCCCGCCGATGACGCACCGGCCGCAGGCTGGGCGAACCCGATGAGCGGACCGGAGCAGCTGAACGCCGGTCGCACGCCGCCGACATCCGCATCCGTCCCAGCACCGGCATCCGCATCTGCCCCTGTTGCGCGTGCCTCGACAGCAGCCGTCACCGAGTGGGCGGTCGCTCCCATTCCGTCGTCGCCCTCCGAGCCCGCATCCGGTGCCGGCGCGATGTCGGCCACTGTGCAGCAGCAGTTCCCGGTCGACGAGGAGCCCGCCGAGGTCGAGGCCTCGGCATCCGCTCCGCAGCCGCCGGTGGATGGCATGGTCGACGCGTCGCCGGCCAGTGACAGCCTGCCGGATGACGAGCATCCGCCGTTCGATGACGAGCCGCCCTACGACCCGGAGTACGACGAGCCGCGCGGGAGCGCCGGCCCGTCGGGTGCTGCTCCTGTCGCGAACAGCTCCTCGAACGTCGATCCCGCCGTCGCACGACCCTCCGCATCCGCCGCTGCATCCGCCGCACCGCAGCGCACCGCACCGGTCGTCTCCGTGCGCACCGCCGCACCCGCGGGAGTGGAGCGCCGCGGCGAGGCCGTGATCCGCCAGGTGCTCGGCGCGAAGTTCCTGCGCGAAGAGCCCTTCGAGCCCCCGACGAGGTTCAACTGA
- the recR gene encoding recombination mediator RecR — translation MYDGIVQELIDEFGRLPGIGPKSAQRITFHILQTPSFDVARLAELLTDVRARVKFCEICGNVSEQDRCTICRDPRRNPELICVVEDAKDVSAIERTREFRGLYHVLGGSISPIAGVGPDDLRIAQLMSRLADGTVQEVILATNPNLEGEATASYLSRLLTSMDIAVSRLASGLPVGGDLEYADEVTLGRAFEGRRRL, via the coding sequence ATGTACGACGGCATCGTCCAAGAGCTGATCGACGAGTTCGGCCGGCTTCCCGGCATCGGCCCGAAGTCCGCGCAGCGCATCACCTTCCACATCCTGCAGACTCCGTCGTTCGACGTCGCCCGCCTCGCCGAGCTGCTCACCGACGTGCGCGCCCGCGTGAAGTTCTGCGAGATCTGCGGCAACGTGTCGGAGCAGGACCGCTGCACCATCTGCCGCGACCCGCGCCGCAATCCCGAGCTGATCTGCGTCGTGGAGGACGCCAAGGACGTCTCCGCCATCGAGCGCACCCGCGAGTTCCGCGGCCTGTACCACGTGCTCGGCGGCTCCATCAGCCCCATCGCCGGCGTCGGGCCCGACGACCTGCGCATCGCACAGTTGATGTCCCGCCTCGCCGACGGCACCGTGCAGGAGGTCATCCTCGCCACCAACCCCAACCTGGAGGGCGAGGCGACCGCCAGCTACCTCAGCCGGCTGCTGACCAGCATGGACATCGCGGTCTCGCGCCTGGCATCCGGACTGCCGGTCGGCGGCGACCTGGAGTACGCCGACGAGGTGACGCTGGGGCGGGCCTTCGAGGGCCGTCGCCGCCTGTGA
- a CDS encoding DMT family transporter codes for MNAQQAGFTKKGWILFAVMAFVWGITYLFIKEAVATFGPPAVVSGRTLLGGLVLLPFALRSGALNAAWKHWPWVLAFGLVEMGGPFLLLSHAETQLPSGLTGLLVATVPLFAVIIALLRGDRSALAPVRLGGLLVGFAGVTIVVAGPGLFPHEPGSVIAIGEILLTAVMYAIAPFIIAHKLADVPSIGTITLALFAIGLGYLPAALLTPHEPPTLRSAGSLVLLGVVCTALAFVAFFALIREVGPVRAPLFTYINPIVAIVLGTVLVDEPLTPGLLIGFPVILIGCWFAATGGRLKPRALQL; via the coding sequence GTGAACGCTCAGCAGGCAGGATTCACGAAGAAGGGCTGGATCCTGTTCGCCGTCATGGCGTTCGTCTGGGGCATCACCTACCTGTTCATCAAAGAGGCCGTCGCCACCTTCGGCCCGCCCGCGGTCGTCTCCGGACGCACGCTGCTGGGCGGGCTGGTGCTGCTGCCGTTCGCGCTCCGCTCGGGTGCGCTGAATGCCGCGTGGAAGCACTGGCCGTGGGTGCTTGCGTTCGGCCTGGTCGAGATGGGCGGACCGTTCCTACTGCTCAGTCACGCCGAGACCCAGCTGCCGTCGGGGCTCACCGGGCTTCTGGTGGCGACCGTCCCGCTGTTCGCAGTGATCATCGCCCTGCTGCGCGGCGATCGCTCGGCCCTCGCCCCCGTGCGACTGGGCGGTCTGCTCGTCGGCTTCGCCGGTGTGACGATCGTGGTCGCAGGTCCCGGGCTGTTCCCGCATGAGCCGGGCAGCGTGATCGCGATCGGGGAGATCCTGCTCACCGCCGTGATGTACGCGATCGCGCCGTTCATCATCGCCCACAAACTGGCCGATGTGCCCTCGATCGGCACGATCACCCTCGCCCTGTTCGCTATCGGGCTGGGCTACCTGCCGGCCGCACTGCTCACACCGCACGAGCCGCCGACGCTGCGTTCGGCGGGATCGCTCGTGCTGCTCGGCGTGGTCTGCACCGCCCTCGCCTTCGTCGCCTTCTTCGCGCTGATCCGCGAGGTGGGGCCGGTGCGCGCACCACTGTTCACCTACATCAACCCGATCGTCGCGATCGTGCTGGGCACCGTGCTGGTCGACGAGCCGCTCACCCCCGGCCTGCTGATCGGCTTCCCGGTCATCCTGATCGGATGCTGGTTCGCCGCCACCGGCGGCCGGCTCAAGCCCCGCGCGCTTCAGCTCTGA
- a CDS encoding GNAT family N-acetyltransferase gives MTGTDAAQIRQVEPADRAAWMALFRGYRDFYELPHDEAVVETVWGWLMDPAHELNGLVAVRDDAPIGIAHWRRFARPSRGATGIFLDDLFVAPRVRGGGTGRALLAHLHRVAQEEGLIEVRWITSYSNADAQRLYDQVAIRAPFHTYVDLV, from the coding sequence ATGACCGGGACGGATGCCGCGCAGATCCGACAGGTGGAGCCCGCCGACCGGGCGGCCTGGATGGCACTGTTCCGCGGGTATCGCGACTTCTACGAGCTGCCCCACGACGAAGCGGTCGTCGAGACCGTCTGGGGCTGGCTGATGGATCCCGCGCACGAGCTGAACGGACTGGTCGCCGTTCGCGACGACGCCCCGATCGGCATCGCGCACTGGCGCCGCTTTGCCCGCCCTTCGCGGGGCGCGACGGGAATCTTCCTCGACGATCTGTTCGTCGCGCCGCGCGTCCGCGGCGGGGGAACAGGCCGCGCCCTTCTGGCGCATCTGCATCGCGTCGCACAGGAAGAGGGGCTGATCGAGGTGCGCTGGATCACCTCGTACTCCAACGCCGATGCGCAACGCCTGTACGACCAGGTTGCGATCCGCGCGCCGTTCCACACCTACGTCGACCTGGTCTGA